A genomic region of Equus caballus isolate H_3958 breed thoroughbred chromosome 1, TB-T2T, whole genome shotgun sequence contains the following coding sequences:
- the ZSWIM8 gene encoding zinc finger SWIM domain-containing protein 8 isoform X5, whose translation MPGHNASAVCLRAPVSESLSRLQRDQLQKFAQYLISELPQQILPTAQRLLDELLSSQSTAINTVCGAPDPTAGPSASDQSTWYLDESTLTDNIKKTLHKFCGPSPVVFSDVNSMYLSSTEPPAAAEWACLLRPLRGREPEGVWNLLSIVREMFKRRDSNAAPLLEILTDQCLTYEQITGWWYSVRTSASHSSASGHTGRSNGQSEVAAHACASMCDEMVTLWRLAVLDPALSPQRRRELCVQLRQWQLKVIENVKRGQHKKTLERLFPGFRPAVEACYFNWEEAYPLPGVTYSGTDRKLALCWARALPPRSSASRSGGLEESRERPRPLPAEPAVRPKEPGAKRKGLGEGVPSSQRGPRRLSAEGGDKALHKTGPGGGKAKALGGAGSGGKGSTGGGSKRRLSSEDSSLEPDLAELSLDDSSLALGAEASTFGGFPESPPPCPPPGGSRGPSTFLPEPPDTYEEDGGVYFSEGPEPPTASAGPPGLLPGEVCTRDDLPSTDESGNGLPKTKETAPAVGEEDDDYQAYYLNAQDGAGGEEEKAEGGAGEEHDLFAGLKPLEQESRMEVLFACAEALHAHGYSSEASRLTVELAQDLLANPPDLKVEPPPAKGKKNKVSTSRQTWVATNTLTKAAFLLTVLSERPEHHNLAFRVGMFALELQRPPASTKALEVKLAYQESEVAALLKKIPLGPSEMSTMRCRAEELREGTLCDYRPVLPLMLASFIFDVLCAPVVSPTGSRPPSRNWNNEMPGDEELGFEAAVAALGMKTTVSEAEHPLLCEGTRREKGDLALALMITYKDDQAKLKKILDKLLDRESQTHKPQTLSSFYSSSRPATASQRSPSKHGAPSAPGALQPLTSGSAGPAQPGSVAGAGPGPAEGFTEKNVPESSPHSPCEGLPSEAALTPRPEGKVPSRLALGSRGGYNGRGWGSPGRPKKKHTGMASIDSSAPETTSDSSPTLSRRPLRGGWAPTSWGRGQDSDSISSSSSDSLGSSSSSGSRRASASGGARAKTVEVGRYKGRRPESHAPHVPNQPSEAAAHFYFELAKTVLIKAGGNSSTSIFTHPSSSGGHQGPHRNLHLCAFEIGLYALGLHNFVSPNWLSRTYSSHVSWITGQAMEIGSAALTILVECWDGHLTPPEVASLADRASRARDSNMVRAAAELALSCLPHAHALNPNEIQRALVQCKEQDNLMLEKACMAVEEAAKGGGVYPEVLFEVAHQWFWLYEQTAGGSSTAREGATSCSASGIRAGGEAGRGLPEGRGGPGTEPVTVAAAAVTAAATVVPVISVGSSLYPGPGLGHGHSPGLHPYTALQPHLPCSPQYLTHPAHPAHPMPHMPRPAVFPVPSSAYPQGVHPAFLGAQYPYSVTPPSLAATAVSFPVPSMAPITVHPYHTEPGLPLPTSVACELWGQGTVSSVHPASTFPAIQGASLPALTTQPSPLVSGGFPPPEEETHSQPVNPHSLHHLHAAYRVGMLALEMLGRRAHNDHPNNFSRSPPYTDDVKWLLGLAAKLGDRHGDAAAAEPCSCPQPPACPGLPPTGAALPTGIHAVHPPPLDSPDPCRLRRLCECDPQCPQRLLPDTHGHDAVQRHPAEPQAQQTDQGAVAAGLTRDDHLLPLSLAPLGPYTGTQACGYGGPSQRGSESWLDRPSSLSSLVAQAGSCSWAVAWGQDVSDPRSLGLGETALSGRGRWVASGIYLAFINI comes from the exons ATGCCTGGCCACAAT GCTTCTGCAGTCTGCCTGCGGGCCCCAGTCTCAGAATCCCTGTCTCGGCTGCAGAGGGACCAGTTGCAGAAGTTTGCTCAGTACCTCATCAGTGAGCTCCCTCAGCAG ATCCTCCCTACAGCCCAGCGTCTCCTGGAtgaactcctctcctcccagtCAACAGCCATTAATACAGTGTGTGGAGCCCCAG ACCCCACAGCAGGGCCGTCAGCCTCCGACCAGAGTACTTGGTATTTGGATGAATCGACACTCACTGACAACATCAAGAAGACACTGCACAAGTTCTGTGGCCCCTCTCCTGTGGTCTTTAG TGATGTGAACTCCATGTATTTGTCTTCCACGGAGCCTCCGGCTGCTGCTGAGTGGGCATGTCTGCTGCGCCCTCTGAGGGGCCGTGAGCCAGAGGGCGTCTGGAACCTGCTTAGCATCGTGCGGGAGATGTTCAAACGGAGGGACAGCAATGCTGCTCCCTTGTTGGAAATCCTCACTGACCAGTGCCTCACCTATGAACAG ATAACAGGTTGGTGGTACAGCGTGCGCACCTCAGCCTCACACAGCAGCGCCAGTGGGCACACAGGCCGTAGCAATGGGCAGTCAGAGGTGGCAGCCCATGCATGTGCCAGCATGTGTGACGAGATGGTCACACTGTGGAGGCTGGCTGTGCTGGACCCTGCACTCAGCCCCCAGCG CCGCCGGGAACTGTGCGTGCAACTACGCCAGTGGCAACTAAAGGTGATTGAGAATGTGAAGCGGGGACAGCACAAGAAGACCCTGGAGCGGCTCTTCCCTGGCTTCCGGCCTGCAGTGGAGGCCTGCTACTTCAACTGGGAAGAGGCTTACCCACTTCCCGGCGTCACCTACAGCGGCACTGACCGGAAGCTGGCATTGTGCTGGGCCCGAGCCCTGCCTCCTCGGTCAAGTGCCTCCCGATCTGGGGGCCTGGAGGAATCTCGGGAGCGGCCTCGCCCTCTTCCTGCTGAGCCAGCAGTGCGGCCCAAGGAGCCTGGGGCAAAGCGCAAGGGATTGGGTGAGGGGGTCCCCTCATCGCAGCGGGGTCCCCGCCGCCTCTCAGCTGAGGGGGGAGATAAGGCTCTGCATAAGACGGGTCCAGGTGGGGGCAAAGCCAAGGCACTGGGTGGGGCTGGCAGTGGGGGCAAGGGCTCCACAGGCGGTGGGAGCAAGCGACGGCTGAGCAGTGAAGACAGTTCCCTGGAGCCGGATCTGGCCGAGTTGAGCCTGGATGATAGCAGCCTCGCCCTGGGTGCAGAGGCCAGCACCTTTGGCGGATTCCCTGAGAGCCCgccaccctgccctccccctggTGGCTCCCGAGGCCCTTCCACCTTCCTTCCTGAACCCCCAGATACTTATGAAGAAGATGGTGGCGTGTACTTCTCAGAAGGGCCTGAGCCTCCCACAGCCTCTGCTGGCCCCCCTGGCCTATTGCCTGGggaggtctgtacccgggatgaCCTCCCTTCCACAGATGAGAGTGGCAATGGGCTCCCCAAAACCAAAGAGACAGCCCCTGCTGTTGGAGAGGAGGATGATGACTACCAGGCATATTATCTGAATGCCCAGGATGGGGCTGGGGGCGAGGAAGAGAAGGCCGAGGGCGGGGCTGGGGAGGAGCACGACCTGTTTGCTGGGCTGAAGCCACTGGAGCAGGAGAGCCGCATGGAG GTATTATTTGCCTGTGCTGAGGCCTTGCATGCACATGGCTACAGCAGTGAGGCCTCCCGTCTCACTGTGGAGCTTGCCCAGGATTTGCTAGCCAACCCACCTGACCTCAAGGTAGAGCCGCCCCCTGCCAAG GGCAAGAAGAACAAGGTATCTACAAGCCGTCAGACCTGGGTGGCTACCAACACCCTGACCAAGGCAGCCTTCCTGTTGACAGTGCTAAGTGAGCGCCCAGAGCATCACAACCTGGCCTTCCGAGTTGGCATGTTTGCCTTGGAGCTCCAGAGGCCCCCAGCTTCTACCAAGGCCTTGGAG GTGAAGCTGGCATACCAGGAGTCTGAGGTGGCCGCTTTGCTCAAGAAGATTCCTTTGGGTCCAAGTGAGATGAGTACCATGCGGTGCCGGGCAGAGGAACTTCGGGAGGGGACACTCTGTGACTATCGGCCTGTTTTGCCTCTCATGTTGGCCAGTTTCATCTTTGATGTTCTCTGTGCTCCAG TGGTTTCCCCCACGGGTTCCCGGCCCCCAAGTCGCAACTGGAACAATGAGATGCCTGGGGAtgaggagctgggatttgaagcaGCAGTTGCTGCCTTGG GCATGAAGACAACAGTGAGTGAGGCAGAGCACCCCCTCTTATGTGAAGGCACACGTCGGGAGAAGGGTGACCTGGCATTGGCACTAATGATCACTTACAAGGATGACCAGGCCAAACTCAAAAAG ATCTTAGACAAACTCTTGGACCGAGAGAGCCAGACGCATAAGCCACAGACACTGAGTTCGTTCTACTCATCTAGCCGCCCAGCCACAGCCAGCCAGAGGTCTCCTTCAAAGCATGGGGCCCCATCTGCCCCAGGGGCCCTGCAGCCACTGACCTCAGGCTCTGCAGGGCCTGCTCAGCCAGGGAGTGTggcaggggctgggccaggccccGCTGAGGGCTTCACAGAGAAGAATGTGCCTG AGAGTTCCCCACATTCCCCCTGTGAGGGTCTCCCATCTGAGGCAGCTTTGACCCCAAGGCCAGAAGGGAAGGTTCCTAGCCGCTTGGCTCTTGGCAGTCGTGGAGGCTACAATGGACGGGGCTGGGGCTCCCCAGGGCGGCCTAAGAAGAAGCACACAG GCATGGCCAGCATTGACAGCAGTGCCCCTGAAACAACATCAGATAGCTCTCCCACCTTAAGCCGGAGGCCACTTCGAGGGGGCTGGGCCCCTACCTCCTGGGGTCGAGGACAGGACAGTGACAGCATTAGCAGCTCTTCCTCGGACTCCCTTGGCTCCTCATCCTCCAGTGGAAGTCGCCGGGCCAGTGCCAGTGGAGGGGCTCGGGCGAAGACAGTTGAAGTTGGCAG GTACAAGGGCCGCCGTCCCGAGAGTCATGCCCCCCATGTACCCAATCAGCCGTCAGAGGCAGCTGCACACTTCTACTTCGAGCTGGCGAAGACAGTGCTGATCAAGGCAGGAGGCAACAGCAGCACTTCCATTTTCACACATCCATCTTCCTCAGGGGGCCACCAGGGTCCTCACCGCAACCTGCACCTTTGCGCCTTCGAGATTGGGCTTTATGCCCTTGGCCTGCACAACTTTGTTTCTCCTAACTGGCTCTCACGTACCTATTCTTCCCACGTTTCCTGGATTACAG GCCAGGCAATGGAGATTGGCAGTGCAGCCCTGACTATACTGGTAGAGTGCTGGGATGGGCACCTGACGCCCCCTGAGGTTGCATCCCTGGCTGACAGGGCATCACGGGCACGAGATTCCAATATGGTGAGGGCAGCAGCAGAGCTAGCCCTAAGCTGCCTCCCTCATGCCCATGCGTTGAACCCCAATGAGATCCAGCGGGCCCTGGTGCAGTGCAAGGAGCAG GATAACCTGATGTTGGAGAAGGCCTGCATGGCAGTGGAAGAGGCGGCTAAGGGTGGGGGTGTATACCCCGaagtgttgtttgaggttgctcaCCAGTGGTTCTGGCTATATGAGCAAACAGCAGGTGGCTCATCCACAGCCCGTGAAGGGGCTACAAGCTGTAGTGCCAGTGGGatcagggcaggtggggaggctgGGCGGGGGCTGCCTGAGGGCAGGGGGGGCCCAGGGACTGAGCCAGTTACAGTGGCTGCAGCAGCAGTGACAGCAGCAGCCACAGTGGTGCCAGTCATCTCGGTGGGGTCCAGTTTATATCCGGGTCCAGGACTGGGGCATGGTCATTCCCCTGGCCTGCACCCCTACACGGCTCTACAGCCCCACCTGCCCTGCAGCCCTCAATACCTCACCCACCCAGCTCACCCTGCCCACCCCATGCCTCATATGCCCCGGCCTGCCGTCTTCCCTGTGCCCAGCTCTGCATACCCACAG GGTGTGCATCCTGCATTCCTGGGGGCTCAGTACCCTTACTCAGTGACTCCTCCCTCACTTGCTGCCACTGCTGTGTCTTTCCCCGTCCCTTCCATGGCACCCATCACAGTACATCCCTACCACACAGAGCCAGGGCTCCCACTGCCCACCAGTGTGGCCTGTGAGTTGTGGGGACAGGGAACAG TGAGCAGTGTCCATCCAGCGTCCACATTTCCAGCCATCCAGGGTGCCTCGCTGCCTGCCCTGACCACACAGCCCAGCCCTCTGGTGAGCGGGGGTTTTCCACCACCCGAGGAAGAGACGCACAGTCAGCCTGTCAACCCACACAGCCTACACCACCTGCATGCTGCCTACCGTGTTG GGATGCTGGCACTGGAGATGCTGGGTCGCCGGGCACACAATGATCACCCCAACAACTTCTCCCGCTCCCCCCCCTACACTGATGATGTCAAATGGTTGCTGGGGCTGGCAGCAAAGCTGG GAGATCGTCATGGAGACGCTGCAGCGGCTGAGCCCTGCTCATGCCCACAACCACCTGCGTGCCCCGGCCTTCCACCAACTGGTGCAGCGCTGCCAACAGGCATACATGCAG TACATCCACCACCGCTTGATTCACCTGACCCCTGCCGACTACGACGACTTTGTGAATGCGATCCGCAGTGCCCGCAGCGCCTTCTGCCTGACACCCATGGGCATGATGCAGTTCAACGACATCCTGCAGAACCTCAAGCGCAGCAAACAGACCAAGGAGCTGTGGCAGCGGGTCTCACTCGAGATGACCACCTTCTCCCCCTGAGTCTAGCCCCGCTAGGGCCCTATACAGGGACACAGGCCTGTGGCTATGGGGGTCCCTCACAAAGGGGGAGTGAATCTTGGCTGGACAGACCATCCTCACTCAGTTCCCTGGTAGCCCAGGCTGGCAGCTGCTCTTGGGCTGTAGCTTGGGGCCAAGATGTCTCAGACCCTAGAAGCCTAGGGTTGGGGGAGACAGCCCTGTCTGGGAGGGGGCGTTGGGTGGCCTCTGGTATTTATTtggcatttataaatatataa
- the ZSWIM8 gene encoding zinc finger SWIM domain-containing protein 8 isoform X6, protein MPGHNASAVCLRAPVSESLSRLQRDQLQKFAQYLISELPQQILPTAQRLLDELLSSQSTAINTVCGAPDPTAGPSASDQSTWYLDESTLTDNIKKTLHKFCGPSPVVFSDVNSMYLSSTEPPAAAEWACLLRPLRGREPEGVWNLLSIVREMFKRRDSNAAPLLEILTDQCLTYEQITGWWYSVRTSASHSSASGHTGRSNGQSEVAAHACASMCDEMVTLWRLAVLDPALSPQRRRELCVQLRQWQLKVIENVKRGQHKKTLERLFPGFRPAVEACYFNWEEAYPLPGVTYSGTDRKLALCWARALPPRSSASRSGGLEESRERPRPLPAEPAVRPKEPGAKRKGLGEGVPSSQRGPRRLSAEGGDKALHKTGPGGGKAKALGGAGSGGKGSTGGGSKRRLSSEDSSLEPDLAELSLDDSSLALGAEASTFGGFPESPPPCPPPGGSRGPSTFLPEPPDTYEEDGGVYFSEGPEPPTASAGPPGLLPGEVCTRDDLPSTDESGNGLPKTKETAPAVGEEDDDYQAYYLNAQDGAGGEEEKAEGGAGEEHDLFAGLKPLEQESRMEVLFACAEALHAHGYSSEASRLTVELAQDLLANPPDLKVEPPPAKGKKNKVSTSRQTWVATNTLTKAAFLLTVLSERPEHHNLAFRVGMFALELQRPPASTKALEVKLAYQESEVAALLKKIPLGPSEMSTMRCRAEELREGTLCDYRPVLPLMLASFIFDVLCAPVVSPTGSRPPSRNWNNEMPGDEELGFEAAVAALGMKTTVSEAEHPLLCEGTRREKGDLALALMITYKDDQAKLKKILDKLLDRESQTHKPQTLSSFYSSSRPATASQRSPSKHGAPSAPGALQPLTSGSAGPAQPGSVAGAGPGPAEGFTEKNVPESSPHSPCEGLPSEAALTPRPEGKVPSRLALGSRGGYNGRGWGSPGRPKKKHTGMASIDSSAPETTSDSSPTLSRRPLRGGWAPTSWGRGQDSDSISSSSSDSLGSSSSSGSRRASASGGARAKTVEVGRYKGRRPESHAPHVPNQPSEAAAHFYFELAKTVLIKAGGNSSTSIFTHPSSSGGHQGPHRNLHLCAFEIGLYALGLHNFVSPNWLSRTYSSHVSWITGQAMEIGSAALTILVECWDGHLTPPEVASLADRASRARDSNMVRAAAELALSCLPHAHALNPNEIQRALVQCKEQDNLMLEKACMAVEEAAKGGGVYPEVLFEVAHQWFWLYEQTAGGSSTAREGATSCSASGIRAGGEAGRGLPEGRGGPGTEPVTVAAAAVTAAATVVPVISVGSSLYPGPGLGHGHSPGLHPYTALQPHLPCSPQYLTHPAHPAHPMPHMPRPAVFPVPSSAYPQGVHPAFLGAQYPYSVTPPSLAATAVSFPVPSMAPITVHPYHTEPGLPLPTSVALSSVHPASTFPAIQGASLPALTTQPSPLVSGGFPPPEEETHSQPVNPHSLHHLHAAYRVGMLALEMLGRRAHNDHPNNFSRSPPYTDDVKWLLGLAAKLGVNYVHQFCVGAAKGVLSPFVLQEIVMETLQRLSPAHAHNHLRAPAFHQLVQRCQQAYMQYIHHRLIHLTPADYDDFVNAIRSARSAFCLTPMGMMQFNDILQNLKRSKQTKELWQRVSLEMTTFSP, encoded by the exons ATGCCTGGCCACAAT GCTTCTGCAGTCTGCCTGCGGGCCCCAGTCTCAGAATCCCTGTCTCGGCTGCAGAGGGACCAGTTGCAGAAGTTTGCTCAGTACCTCATCAGTGAGCTCCCTCAGCAG ATCCTCCCTACAGCCCAGCGTCTCCTGGAtgaactcctctcctcccagtCAACAGCCATTAATACAGTGTGTGGAGCCCCAG ACCCCACAGCAGGGCCGTCAGCCTCCGACCAGAGTACTTGGTATTTGGATGAATCGACACTCACTGACAACATCAAGAAGACACTGCACAAGTTCTGTGGCCCCTCTCCTGTGGTCTTTAG TGATGTGAACTCCATGTATTTGTCTTCCACGGAGCCTCCGGCTGCTGCTGAGTGGGCATGTCTGCTGCGCCCTCTGAGGGGCCGTGAGCCAGAGGGCGTCTGGAACCTGCTTAGCATCGTGCGGGAGATGTTCAAACGGAGGGACAGCAATGCTGCTCCCTTGTTGGAAATCCTCACTGACCAGTGCCTCACCTATGAACAG ATAACAGGTTGGTGGTACAGCGTGCGCACCTCAGCCTCACACAGCAGCGCCAGTGGGCACACAGGCCGTAGCAATGGGCAGTCAGAGGTGGCAGCCCATGCATGTGCCAGCATGTGTGACGAGATGGTCACACTGTGGAGGCTGGCTGTGCTGGACCCTGCACTCAGCCCCCAGCG CCGCCGGGAACTGTGCGTGCAACTACGCCAGTGGCAACTAAAGGTGATTGAGAATGTGAAGCGGGGACAGCACAAGAAGACCCTGGAGCGGCTCTTCCCTGGCTTCCGGCCTGCAGTGGAGGCCTGCTACTTCAACTGGGAAGAGGCTTACCCACTTCCCGGCGTCACCTACAGCGGCACTGACCGGAAGCTGGCATTGTGCTGGGCCCGAGCCCTGCCTCCTCGGTCAAGTGCCTCCCGATCTGGGGGCCTGGAGGAATCTCGGGAGCGGCCTCGCCCTCTTCCTGCTGAGCCAGCAGTGCGGCCCAAGGAGCCTGGGGCAAAGCGCAAGGGATTGGGTGAGGGGGTCCCCTCATCGCAGCGGGGTCCCCGCCGCCTCTCAGCTGAGGGGGGAGATAAGGCTCTGCATAAGACGGGTCCAGGTGGGGGCAAAGCCAAGGCACTGGGTGGGGCTGGCAGTGGGGGCAAGGGCTCCACAGGCGGTGGGAGCAAGCGACGGCTGAGCAGTGAAGACAGTTCCCTGGAGCCGGATCTGGCCGAGTTGAGCCTGGATGATAGCAGCCTCGCCCTGGGTGCAGAGGCCAGCACCTTTGGCGGATTCCCTGAGAGCCCgccaccctgccctccccctggTGGCTCCCGAGGCCCTTCCACCTTCCTTCCTGAACCCCCAGATACTTATGAAGAAGATGGTGGCGTGTACTTCTCAGAAGGGCCTGAGCCTCCCACAGCCTCTGCTGGCCCCCCTGGCCTATTGCCTGGggaggtctgtacccgggatgaCCTCCCTTCCACAGATGAGAGTGGCAATGGGCTCCCCAAAACCAAAGAGACAGCCCCTGCTGTTGGAGAGGAGGATGATGACTACCAGGCATATTATCTGAATGCCCAGGATGGGGCTGGGGGCGAGGAAGAGAAGGCCGAGGGCGGGGCTGGGGAGGAGCACGACCTGTTTGCTGGGCTGAAGCCACTGGAGCAGGAGAGCCGCATGGAG GTATTATTTGCCTGTGCTGAGGCCTTGCATGCACATGGCTACAGCAGTGAGGCCTCCCGTCTCACTGTGGAGCTTGCCCAGGATTTGCTAGCCAACCCACCTGACCTCAAGGTAGAGCCGCCCCCTGCCAAG GGCAAGAAGAACAAGGTATCTACAAGCCGTCAGACCTGGGTGGCTACCAACACCCTGACCAAGGCAGCCTTCCTGTTGACAGTGCTAAGTGAGCGCCCAGAGCATCACAACCTGGCCTTCCGAGTTGGCATGTTTGCCTTGGAGCTCCAGAGGCCCCCAGCTTCTACCAAGGCCTTGGAG GTGAAGCTGGCATACCAGGAGTCTGAGGTGGCCGCTTTGCTCAAGAAGATTCCTTTGGGTCCAAGTGAGATGAGTACCATGCGGTGCCGGGCAGAGGAACTTCGGGAGGGGACACTCTGTGACTATCGGCCTGTTTTGCCTCTCATGTTGGCCAGTTTCATCTTTGATGTTCTCTGTGCTCCAG TGGTTTCCCCCACGGGTTCCCGGCCCCCAAGTCGCAACTGGAACAATGAGATGCCTGGGGAtgaggagctgggatttgaagcaGCAGTTGCTGCCTTGG GCATGAAGACAACAGTGAGTGAGGCAGAGCACCCCCTCTTATGTGAAGGCACACGTCGGGAGAAGGGTGACCTGGCATTGGCACTAATGATCACTTACAAGGATGACCAGGCCAAACTCAAAAAG ATCTTAGACAAACTCTTGGACCGAGAGAGCCAGACGCATAAGCCACAGACACTGAGTTCGTTCTACTCATCTAGCCGCCCAGCCACAGCCAGCCAGAGGTCTCCTTCAAAGCATGGGGCCCCATCTGCCCCAGGGGCCCTGCAGCCACTGACCTCAGGCTCTGCAGGGCCTGCTCAGCCAGGGAGTGTggcaggggctgggccaggccccGCTGAGGGCTTCACAGAGAAGAATGTGCCTG AGAGTTCCCCACATTCCCCCTGTGAGGGTCTCCCATCTGAGGCAGCTTTGACCCCAAGGCCAGAAGGGAAGGTTCCTAGCCGCTTGGCTCTTGGCAGTCGTGGAGGCTACAATGGACGGGGCTGGGGCTCCCCAGGGCGGCCTAAGAAGAAGCACACAG GCATGGCCAGCATTGACAGCAGTGCCCCTGAAACAACATCAGATAGCTCTCCCACCTTAAGCCGGAGGCCACTTCGAGGGGGCTGGGCCCCTACCTCCTGGGGTCGAGGACAGGACAGTGACAGCATTAGCAGCTCTTCCTCGGACTCCCTTGGCTCCTCATCCTCCAGTGGAAGTCGCCGGGCCAGTGCCAGTGGAGGGGCTCGGGCGAAGACAGTTGAAGTTGGCAG GTACAAGGGCCGCCGTCCCGAGAGTCATGCCCCCCATGTACCCAATCAGCCGTCAGAGGCAGCTGCACACTTCTACTTCGAGCTGGCGAAGACAGTGCTGATCAAGGCAGGAGGCAACAGCAGCACTTCCATTTTCACACATCCATCTTCCTCAGGGGGCCACCAGGGTCCTCACCGCAACCTGCACCTTTGCGCCTTCGAGATTGGGCTTTATGCCCTTGGCCTGCACAACTTTGTTTCTCCTAACTGGCTCTCACGTACCTATTCTTCCCACGTTTCCTGGATTACAG GCCAGGCAATGGAGATTGGCAGTGCAGCCCTGACTATACTGGTAGAGTGCTGGGATGGGCACCTGACGCCCCCTGAGGTTGCATCCCTGGCTGACAGGGCATCACGGGCACGAGATTCCAATATGGTGAGGGCAGCAGCAGAGCTAGCCCTAAGCTGCCTCCCTCATGCCCATGCGTTGAACCCCAATGAGATCCAGCGGGCCCTGGTGCAGTGCAAGGAGCAG GATAACCTGATGTTGGAGAAGGCCTGCATGGCAGTGGAAGAGGCGGCTAAGGGTGGGGGTGTATACCCCGaagtgttgtttgaggttgctcaCCAGTGGTTCTGGCTATATGAGCAAACAGCAGGTGGCTCATCCACAGCCCGTGAAGGGGCTACAAGCTGTAGTGCCAGTGGGatcagggcaggtggggaggctgGGCGGGGGCTGCCTGAGGGCAGGGGGGGCCCAGGGACTGAGCCAGTTACAGTGGCTGCAGCAGCAGTGACAGCAGCAGCCACAGTGGTGCCAGTCATCTCGGTGGGGTCCAGTTTATATCCGGGTCCAGGACTGGGGCATGGTCATTCCCCTGGCCTGCACCCCTACACGGCTCTACAGCCCCACCTGCCCTGCAGCCCTCAATACCTCACCCACCCAGCTCACCCTGCCCACCCCATGCCTCATATGCCCCGGCCTGCCGTCTTCCCTGTGCCCAGCTCTGCATACCCACAG GGTGTGCATCCTGCATTCCTGGGGGCTCAGTACCCTTACTCAGTGACTCCTCCCTCACTTGCTGCCACTGCTGTGTCTTTCCCCGTCCCTTCCATGGCACCCATCACAGTACATCCCTACCACACAGAGCCAGGGCTCCCACTGCCCACCAGTGTGGCCT TGAGCAGTGTCCATCCAGCGTCCACATTTCCAGCCATCCAGGGTGCCTCGCTGCCTGCCCTGACCACACAGCCCAGCCCTCTGGTGAGCGGGGGTTTTCCACCACCCGAGGAAGAGACGCACAGTCAGCCTGTCAACCCACACAGCCTACACCACCTGCATGCTGCCTACCGTGTTG GGATGCTGGCACTGGAGATGCTGGGTCGCCGGGCACACAATGATCACCCCAACAACTTCTCCCGCTCCCCCCCCTACACTGATGATGTCAAATGGTTGCTGGGGCTGGCAGCAAAGCTGG gagtGAACTACGTGCACCAGTTCTGTGTGGGGGCAGCCAAGGGGGTGCTGAGCCCGTTTGTGCTGCAGGAGATCGTCATGGAGACGCTGCAGCGGCTGAGCCCTGCTCATGCCCACAACCACCTGCGTGCCCCGGCCTTCCACCAACTGGTGCAGCGCTGCCAACAGGCATACATGCAG TACATCCACCACCGCTTGATTCACCTGACCCCTGCCGACTACGACGACTTTGTGAATGCGATCCGCAGTGCCCGCAGCGCCTTCTGCCTGACACCCATGGGCATGATGCAGTTCAACGACATCCTGCAGAACCTCAAGCGCAGCAAACAGACCAAGGAGCTGTGGCAGCGGGTCTCACTCGAGATGACCACCTTCTCCCCCTGA